A single genomic interval of Terriglobus albidus harbors:
- a CDS encoding cold-shock protein: protein MEQGTVKWFNDAKGFGFLSRDNGEDVFVHHTAINANGFRSLAEGQRVQFNVVKGPKGFQAENVTAV from the coding sequence ATGGAACAGGGAACAGTGAAGTGGTTTAACGACGCCAAGGGATTCGGCTTTCTGAGCCGCGACAACGGTGAGGATGTTTTCGTGCACCACACCGCCATCAATGCCAACGGCTTCCGCTCGCTCGCCGAGGGACAGCGCGTTCAGTTCAACGTCGTGAAGGGCCCGAAGGGCTTCCAGGCTGAGAACGTTACGGCAGTCTAA